The genomic stretch ATGACAGGATCGTTACAAGGCGAATCGACTCCCCGCGTGGATTAGATGTTTGTTGCAACAATCGTTCCGCAATGGTGACGGCCCGCTCATAGTCCGCCTCGCCAACGGCCCGCTGCAACTCGAACACGTTGAACTCCCTCGTCTGTCCACTCGCACAGATGATGTCGTCCTCTTCAATCTGCCTCCGCTCCCCTATAAACGAGGTTAGTTTCTCGATTTCAGCCGTCGCCGCCTGCAAATCCGTTCCGACGAGGTCGGCCAGCATCTCACACGCCCGGGGGGTGATCGACAGGTCCTTTGACTTGACGTACGACCCGATCCAACCCGGTATCTTGTTGACGTGCAGAGGCTTAATCTCGGCCCAGACGGCCTTTCCCTTTAATGCCCGGTATGGGTGGGCATTCAGATTGGGACGCCCCCGACAAACAAGCGCCACAACGGCCGTCGGATTCGGTCGCTCCGCGTACGACTTGAACAGCGCATTCTCCTTCATCTTCTCGAAGTCACGCACGATGACGAGCCGACGAGCCGCCATCATGGGATAGGCACTGCAGACTGCCAGGGCCTGCTGTGCCTCCACCTCGGCACCATAGATAATGTCAAGGTTAAAGTCGCGCTCGCCCGGTTCGAGCGCATTCTGGAGCAGTGTCTCCTGCAAGGAGTCAATCAGAAACCCTTCCTCGCCGTACAGGAAATACAGGGGCGCGAAGTCTCGACGCCGGAAGGAGGTATCTAGCTGACTGTATGTCTGACCACCACGGGCCATACGGGGATGCTCGGAAGGTTAATGCGCGTCGGCGGGCGTAGAAAACGGCTCGTCGCCCCGATTATTGTGCAAATCAGTGGGAAGATCTGCACATGCATCACCGACGATGTGTCGGCAAAATAGAAAAACGCCGAACCGAATCCGATCAGTGCGCAGTGAATCCGGGCAGGCCGGCCGGCAGCGACTCGTGGATGCGCTCGGCCACCTGGCGCAGGACGAGGGCGTCGTGCTGAACCACCTGATTCAAATACTCAATCGGCGTCACTTCTTCGCCCTGAAGGCGTCGTGTGCGATCCCAGGCCGTACGGGCCACCTCACGAGCAATCTCGATCAGTTCTTCCCTCGATTCCCGCAACGACGTCAGGATCTCAGCCACATCAATGGCATCCTCCTGACGGGCCGGCTCAACATTGCCGGACTCCAGTTCGGC from Rhodothermales bacterium encodes the following:
- the holA gene encoding DNA polymerase III subunit delta; amino-acid sequence: MARGGQTYSQLDTSFRRRDFAPLYFLYGEEGFLIDSLQETLLQNALEPGERDFNLDIIYGAEVEAQQALAVCSAYPMMAARRLVIVRDFEKMKENALFKSYAERPNPTAVVALVCRGRPNLNAHPYRALKGKAVWAEIKPLHVNKIPGWIGSYVKSKDLSITPRACEMLADLVGTDLQAATAEIEKLTSFIGERRQIEEDDIICASGQTREFNVFELQRAVGEADYERAVTIAERLLQQTSNPRGESIRLVTILS
- a CDS encoding DinB family protein, with the protein product MVRRDASPGEDTTSTERWWRTSSPQEAMLGQLAVLVDEANALATLLKAVPDEIIHGRPFDGVPSIREMLGGLVDLERGVRRANLSRFLSETEAELESGNVEPARQEDAIDVAEILTSLRESREELIEIAREVARTAWDRTRRLQGEEVTPIEYLNQVVQHDALVLRQVAERIHESLPAGLPGFTAH